One region of Bombus affinis isolate iyBomAffi1 chromosome 5, iyBomAffi1.2, whole genome shotgun sequence genomic DNA includes:
- the LOC126916996 gene encoding uncharacterized protein LOC126916996, with protein MAAKICFNEALYDGSNLKNYDTTSHSKQAQERIQEFNRLKRARQLLDAISLTNELLADGSNVEILSLANTIITRFKVLGVSNISLENSSQNTRTSIFKPLHTGIYHCCTFCSSGGKKEATCGCGGIIPGGYKGCGHGHIGHPGVYHWSCCGSILRYGCCLSFQKSIHQLLF; from the exons ATGGCAGCTAAAAT ATGTTTCAATGAGGCTTTGTACGATGGATCGAACCTCAAGAATTATGATACAACATCACATTCTAAACAGGCACAGGAAAGAATTCAAGAATTCAATAGATTAAAACGAGCTAGACAACTTCTTGATGCTATTTCTCTTACAAATGAATTACTTGCAGATGGTTCAAATGTAGAAATATTGAGTCTTGCTAATACAATAATAACAAGATTTAAAGTCTTGGGTGTATCTAACATATCATTAG AAAATTCCAGTCAAAATACAAGGACGTCTATATTCAAACCTCTTCATACTGGTATTTATCACTGTTGTACTTTCTGTTCAAGTGGGGGTAAGAAAGAAGCCACTTGTGGCTGTGGAGGAATTATACCTG GTGGATATAAAGGTTGTGGCCATGGTCATATTGGACATCCTGGGGTATATCATTGGTCTTGCTGTGGAtcaatattacgttatggatGTTGCCTCTCTTTTCAAAAAAGTATACATCAACTGCTGTTTTAA
- the LOC126916955 gene encoding tripartite motif-containing protein 42-like isoform X2, which yields MVSMDFINCSKYRSIKSCCSEKSSMDDENKNNEFRNKDCIFLERKNKIEDGYSTVNVEPLRFVKNVHMKDQINGDIQKESFSSFNTQEEKDFRCPRCGQSMQEPRLLPCLHPICSTCISELMSKPFDNFTKSIKTQNNQSESSQNNYYEICPLCDVQLPNANSTVPPPHYPLQYRLVMSAIRSKFTNKILCDICPDEVVAVVQCSTCLRNFCLDCGMKHQQQITMELKPLKHSIRPLMEATKVTCKECMWSSQHRGHASENAVGVAKRVILYLTKMLQRAKMVLNMLLTQYDRDAFLNSSFEEIKDTCISVDYRYVKLTIF from the exons ATGGTGTCTATGGATTTTATCAACTGTTCGAAATATCGATCTATAAAGAGTTGCTGCAGTGAAAAGTCATCGATGGACGATGAAAATAAGAACAATGAATTTCGTAATAAAGACTGTATATTCCTTGaacgaaaaaataaaatcgaAGATGGATATTCTACTGTTAACGTGGAGCCATTACGTTTCGTTAAAAACGTACA CATGAAAGACCAAATAAACGGAGATATACAAAAGGAAAGTTTCTCTTCCTTTAATACGCAGGAAGAAAAAGATTTTCGATGTCCTAGATGTGGTCAAAGCATGCAAGAACCTAGATTACTTCCTTGCTTGCATCCTATATGTTCAACATGTATTTCAGAATTAATGAGTAAAC CATTTGATAATTTTACAAAAAGTATTAAAACTCAAAATAATCAATCGGAAAGCAGCCAAAATAATTATTACGAAATTTGCCCTCTATGTGATGTTCAATTACCAAATGCTAATTCAACAGTTCCACCTCCGCATTATCCTCTTCAGTATCGTCTGGTAATGAGTGCTATCCGCTCTAAATTTACAAACAAAATACTTTGTGATATTTGCCCAGATGAAGTTGTT gcAGTTGTTCAGTGTTCCACGTGTCTTCGCAATTTTTGCTTAGACTGTGGTATGAAACATCAACAACAAATCACAATGGAATTAAAACCATTAAAACATTCGATAAGACCGCTAATGGAAGCTACAAAA GTAACCTGTAAAGAATGTATGTGGAGTAGTCAACACAGAGGTCATGCAAGTGAAAATGCTGTTGGAGTTGCAAAAcgagttattttatatttaacgaaAATGTTGCAAAGAGCAAAAATGGTTTTAAACATGCTCCTAACGCAGTACGATCGGGATGCATTTTTAAATAGCTCTTTTGAGGAAATAAAGGATACTTGCATTTCAGTTGATTATAGGTATGTTAAACtgacaattttttaa
- the LOC126916956 gene encoding survival of motor neuron-related-splicing factor 30, translated as MDDLQNYKLQLQQVEAALTTDPTNEELLKLKIDLEEVIELTHDLIKSQQQEKRQANGMDAKDPILLAVLANKWKVGDQCMAPWSEDGKYYEATIDAISEDGVVNITFNEYKNTDVTMLSQLKSVAKRPASDWADQKSKKMQAAAVAGSDPNKQREYLKKKKQRKLQRFKELEEEREMEKNKWLAFTNKSSKKGVIKKSIFATPENVNGRVGIGTCGVSGREMTKFSNGEKWRRGA; from the exons ATGGATGACTTACAAAATTATAAGTTACAGCTTCAACAG GTGGAAGCGGCGCTTACTACGGATCCTACCAATGAAGAACTcctgaaattgaaaattgatCTCGAGGAAGTAATAGAGCTGACACATGATTTAATTAAATCACAACAGCAGGAAAAAAGGCAAGCCAATGGCATGGATGCTAAAGATCCTATTTTACTTGCAGTTTTGGCCAATAAGTGGAAGGTTGGTGATCAATGTATGGCACCCTGGAGCGAGGATGGCAA ATATTATGAGGCAACCATAGATGCAATAAGTGAAGATGGTGTTGTCAACATAACATTTAACGAATATAAAAACACAGATGTCACAATGCTTAGTCAATTAAAATCTGTAGCTAAAAGGCCAGCATCAGATTGGGCAGATCAAAAGTCTAA aaaaatgCAAGCTGCTGCAGTAGCAGGTTCAGATCCTAACAAACAAAGAGAatatctaaaaaaaaagaaacagaggaAACTTCAGCGATTTAAGGAACTTGAAGAAGAGCGCGAAATGGAGAAAAACAAATGGCTAGCATTTACAAATAAA TCTTCTAAGAAAGGTGTGATTAAAAAGAGTATATTTGCAACGCCAGAAAATGTAAATGGTCGAGTTGGAATCGGCACGTGTGGAGTAAGCGGTCGAGAAATGACTAAGTTCAGTAATGGTGAAAAATGGAGAAGAGGAGCATGA
- the LOC126916953 gene encoding dyslexia-associated protein KIAA0319-like protein isoform X2, with the protein MFKILYLGLYLLLFGNCIGDYPDRDTKWQMLCPGLYPRAFTSYTPRGNLSSGIYTTQPLNTMKHCVAACCTETTCNVALMHNGTCYHVQCKSSKLCIPLYRKDLANENPPSMVLVKPVEEDEMWSDLLDQINDDTGGFLMDGTEGDHILFGGSNGISCITQTNCLEHEICVKSGDKSDIGICQCSTGFKHNSAGICTLVEDIELGVTPQGKPQSIKDSGTSMKPPVKRLLVSAVSKEVRLPENEVTLSAYTVPAEQGNEHYNYAWSLLSQPDGHTGTMSDQNCMTVKLSNLSEGLYTFKVTVNGPNTYGETYANVSVLPPKRINQAPVAIISPASQVVKLPNTGAVLDGSSSKDDDRVISYHWELQRGPIGYHPNLIDTPTLQLDNLIPGNYTFKLTVEDSNHITNSTSANITVLKIIDYPPSANAGQDIIIYLPQNTLTLNGNLSTDDHGIASWEWTKSPSDQNKAVDMQNTRTPYLQLSNLEEGMYTFVLKVTDDSEQFSTAEVHVFVKPPTNKPPKADAGELITIALPETKTVLDGRKSKDDIKIVSYHWEQMSGPSNAVFSAVNESVTNITKLTKGDYEFKLTVIDDNGNKDSDTVKVKVTQNKNAAPKANAGGDQVVIAPISALIINGSQSTDDLRISEWMWSRDPSSLAIGTIVQNSDKSPILMLTDIVPGRYLFRLKVIDDQGLSSEDTVSVIVKPDPQLLHLVELTLNIEANLLTVSQKNSLVLKLQMLLRDEASIVVRNLRAEPHTGRAVLIFYVEKKGGKVAMYGPEVVKRLKEKLRQDSGILHLSVANIDTAVCQNNCSGHGVCDQETRLCMCEAFWMQNLIQKYFGNGDSNCGWSILYVIIALLSLVVCWVGLIWGLVCMCQRICTGKRRSLGTKKKPPRYSLLQPEPEDDSSTFSTHKMVLSESDTDSDDVLFEHRKAKNSSQVRNGICFRNV; encoded by the exons ATGTTTAAGATCCTTTATTTAGGATTATATTTATTGCTATTTGGAAATTGCATTGGTGATTATCCAGATAGGGACACAAAATGGCAAATGCTATGCCCAGGTTTATATCCGAGAGCTTTTACAAGTTACACACCTCGTGGAAATCTATCTAGTGGAATATATACTACCCAGCCTTTAAATACCATGAAACACTGTGTCGCAGCATGCTGCACCGAAACTACATGCAATGTGGCACTTATGCATAATGGTACCTGCTATCATGTGCAATGTAAAAGTTCCAAATTATGTATACCTTTATATAGGAAGGATTTGGCAAATGAAAATCCTCCAAGCATGGTTCTAGTTAAACCTGTAGAAGAAGATGAGATGTGGAGTGATTTGTTGGATCAAATAAATGATGACACTGG AGGGTTTCTCATGGATGGTACAGAAGGAGATCATATTCTTTTTGGTGGGTCAAATGGGATAAGTTGCATCACTCAAACGAATTGTTTAGAGCATGAAATCTGTGTTAAGTCTGGGGATAAGTCTGATATTGGAATTTGTCAATGTTCTACTGGATTTAAGCACAATAGTGCAG GAATTTGCACTTTGGTGGAAGACATAGAACTTGGTGTAACACCTCAAGGAAAACCACAAAGTATAAAAGATTCTGGAACATCTATGAAGCCACCAGTAAAACGACTGCTGGTTTCTGCAGTTTCAAAAGAAGTACGCTTACCAGAGAATGAAGTAACATTATCTGCATATACTGTGCCAGCAGAACAAGGAAATGAACATTACAATTACGCTTGGAGTCTTCTAAGTCAACCAGATGGCCATACTGGCACAATGTCTGATCAGAACTGTATGACTGTTAAATTAAGTAATTTATCTGAGGGTTTATATACTTTTAAAGTAACAGTAAATGGTCCAAATACTTATGGAGAAACATATGCAAATGTTAGCGTTTTACCAC CCAAGAGAATAAATCAAGCACCAGTTGCTATAATTTCACCCGCGTCGCAGGTTGTAAAATTACCGAATACGGGAGCTGTATTAGATGGTTCGTCGAGTAAAGATGACGATCGTGTTATTTCTTATCATTGGGAATTGCAACGAGGTCCTATTGGATATCATCCTAATCTAATCGATACACCTACTTTACAATTAGATAATCTTATCCCCGGCAACTATACTTTTAA gtTGACAGTAGAAGATTCCAATCATATCACTAATTCTACAAGTGCTAATATAACagttttgaaaataattgatTATCCTCCTAGTGCTAATGCTGGTCaagacattattatatatttacctCAGAACACATTGACACTCAATGGTAACTTAAGTACAGATGATCATGGAATAGCAAGTTGGGAATGGACAAAAAGTCCTTCGGATCAAAACAAGGCAGTAGATATGCAGAATACAAGAACGCCGTATTTACAACTGTCTAATTTGGAGGAAGGAATGTATACGTTTGTGCTAAAAGTAACAGACGATTCAGAACAATTTTCTACAGCTGAGGTTCATGTGTTTGTGAAACCACCAACCAATAAACCGCCGAAAG CTGATGCTGGCGAACTTATAACTATAGCGTTACCCGAAACAAAAACTGTACTTGATGGTCGGAAAAGTAAAGATGATATTAAGATTGTATCTTACCATTGGGAGCAAATGAG TGGACCTAGTAATGCTGTATTTTCGGCAGTGAATGAATCAGTTacgaatattacaaaattaacgAAGGGTGATTACGAGTTTAAGTTAACTGTAATTGACGATAATGGAAATAAAGATTCGGACACCGTTAAAGTAAAAGTTACACAAA ATAAAAATGCTGCCCCGAAAGCAAACGCAGGTGGAGATCAGGTTGTTATAGCCCCGATTAGCGCACTAATTATTAATGGATCTCAATCAACTGACGACCTAAGAATTAGTGAATGGATGTGGTCCAGGGATCCGTCTAGTCTTGCTATAGGCACTATAGTTCAGAATTCTGATAAATCGCCAATCTTAAtg ttGACAGATATCGTGCCAGGAAGATACCTTTTTAGattaaaagtaatagatgaTCAAGGTCTTAGTAGCGAGGACACTGTATCCGTGATAGTAAAACCCG ACCCACAATTATTGCATTTAGTTGAATTAACATTGAATATCGAAGCAAATTTGTTAACAGTGTCGCAAAAAAATTCTTTGgtattaaaattacaaatgtTACTGCGGGATGAAGCATCTATTGTTGTCCGAAATTTAAGAGCGGAGCCACATACAGGCAGAGCTGTCTTAATTTTCtatgtagagaaaaaaggaggaaaagttGCTATGTATGGGCCAGAAGTAGTTAAAcgattgaaagaaaaattaagaCAAGATTCAGGCATTCTTCACTTGTCTGTTGCAAACATTGATACTGCTGTGTGTCAAAATAATTGTTCAG GCCATGGAGTATGTGATCAAGAAACAAGATTATGTATGTGTGAAGCATTTTGGATGCAAAATTTAATACAGAAATACTTTGGCAATGGCGATTCCAATTGTG GTTGGAGTATTCTCTATGTAATAATAGCATTATTGTCTCTAGTCGTATGTTGGGTTGGCCTCATTTGGGGTCTTGTTTGTATGTGTCAAAGAATATGTACAGGTAAACGACGTTCACTTGGTACTAAGAAAAAACCACCGCGTTATTCTCTTCTACAACCGGAACCGGAGGACGACAGCAGCACAT TTTCAACACATAAAATGGTGTTATCTGAATCAGACACGGACTCTGATGATGTCTTATTCGAACATCGTAAAGCGAAAAATAGTAGTCAAGTAAGAAACG GAATTTGTTTCAGGAATGTATAG
- the LOC126916953 gene encoding dyslexia-associated protein KIAA0319-like protein isoform X1, which yields MFKILYLGLYLLLFGNCIGDYPDRDTKWQMLCPGLYPRAFTSYTPRGNLSSGIYTTQPLNTMKHCVAACCTETTCNVALMHNGTCYHVQCKSSKLCIPLYRKDLANENPPSMVLVKPVEEDEMWSDLLDQINDDTGGFLMDGTEGDHILFGGSNGISCITQTNCLEHEICVKSGDKSDIGICQCSTGFKHNSAGICTLVEDIELGVTPQGKPQSIKDSGTSMKPPVKRLLVSAVSKEVRLPENEVTLSAYTVPAEQGNEHYNYAWSLLSQPDGHTGTMSDQNCMTVKLSNLSEGLYTFKVTVNGPNTYGETYANVSVLPPKRINQAPVAIISPASQVVKLPNTGAVLDGSSSKDDDRVISYHWELQRGPIGYHPNLIDTPTLQLDNLIPGNYTFKLTVEDSNHITNSTSANITVLKIIDYPPSANAGQDIIIYLPQNTLTLNGNLSTDDHGIASWEWTKSPSDQNKAVDMQNTRTPYLQLSNLEEGMYTFVLKVTDDSEQFSTAEVHVFVKPPTNKPPKADAGELITIALPETKTVLDGRKSKDDIKIVSYHWEQMSGPSNAVFSAVNESVTNITKLTKGDYEFKLTVIDDNGNKDSDTVKVKVTQNKNAAPKANAGGDQVVIAPISALIINGSQSTDDLRISEWMWSRDPSSLAIGTIVQNSDKSPILMLTDIVPGRYLFRLKVIDDQGLSSEDTVSVIVKPDPQLLHLVELTLNIEANLLTVSQKNSLVLKLQMLLRDEASIVVRNLRAEPHTGRAVLIFYVEKKGGKVAMYGPEVVKRLKEKLRQDSGILHLSVANIDTAVCQNNCSGHGVCDQETRLCMCEAFWMQNLIQKYFGNGDSNCGWSILYVIIALLSLVVCWVGLIWGLVCMCQRICTGKRRSLGTKKKPPRYSLLQPEPEDDSSTFSTHKMVLSESDTDSDDVLFEHRKAKNSSQVRNGKSRNGFIKVGSRVKT from the exons ATGTTTAAGATCCTTTATTTAGGATTATATTTATTGCTATTTGGAAATTGCATTGGTGATTATCCAGATAGGGACACAAAATGGCAAATGCTATGCCCAGGTTTATATCCGAGAGCTTTTACAAGTTACACACCTCGTGGAAATCTATCTAGTGGAATATATACTACCCAGCCTTTAAATACCATGAAACACTGTGTCGCAGCATGCTGCACCGAAACTACATGCAATGTGGCACTTATGCATAATGGTACCTGCTATCATGTGCAATGTAAAAGTTCCAAATTATGTATACCTTTATATAGGAAGGATTTGGCAAATGAAAATCCTCCAAGCATGGTTCTAGTTAAACCTGTAGAAGAAGATGAGATGTGGAGTGATTTGTTGGATCAAATAAATGATGACACTGG AGGGTTTCTCATGGATGGTACAGAAGGAGATCATATTCTTTTTGGTGGGTCAAATGGGATAAGTTGCATCACTCAAACGAATTGTTTAGAGCATGAAATCTGTGTTAAGTCTGGGGATAAGTCTGATATTGGAATTTGTCAATGTTCTACTGGATTTAAGCACAATAGTGCAG GAATTTGCACTTTGGTGGAAGACATAGAACTTGGTGTAACACCTCAAGGAAAACCACAAAGTATAAAAGATTCTGGAACATCTATGAAGCCACCAGTAAAACGACTGCTGGTTTCTGCAGTTTCAAAAGAAGTACGCTTACCAGAGAATGAAGTAACATTATCTGCATATACTGTGCCAGCAGAACAAGGAAATGAACATTACAATTACGCTTGGAGTCTTCTAAGTCAACCAGATGGCCATACTGGCACAATGTCTGATCAGAACTGTATGACTGTTAAATTAAGTAATTTATCTGAGGGTTTATATACTTTTAAAGTAACAGTAAATGGTCCAAATACTTATGGAGAAACATATGCAAATGTTAGCGTTTTACCAC CCAAGAGAATAAATCAAGCACCAGTTGCTATAATTTCACCCGCGTCGCAGGTTGTAAAATTACCGAATACGGGAGCTGTATTAGATGGTTCGTCGAGTAAAGATGACGATCGTGTTATTTCTTATCATTGGGAATTGCAACGAGGTCCTATTGGATATCATCCTAATCTAATCGATACACCTACTTTACAATTAGATAATCTTATCCCCGGCAACTATACTTTTAA gtTGACAGTAGAAGATTCCAATCATATCACTAATTCTACAAGTGCTAATATAACagttttgaaaataattgatTATCCTCCTAGTGCTAATGCTGGTCaagacattattatatatttacctCAGAACACATTGACACTCAATGGTAACTTAAGTACAGATGATCATGGAATAGCAAGTTGGGAATGGACAAAAAGTCCTTCGGATCAAAACAAGGCAGTAGATATGCAGAATACAAGAACGCCGTATTTACAACTGTCTAATTTGGAGGAAGGAATGTATACGTTTGTGCTAAAAGTAACAGACGATTCAGAACAATTTTCTACAGCTGAGGTTCATGTGTTTGTGAAACCACCAACCAATAAACCGCCGAAAG CTGATGCTGGCGAACTTATAACTATAGCGTTACCCGAAACAAAAACTGTACTTGATGGTCGGAAAAGTAAAGATGATATTAAGATTGTATCTTACCATTGGGAGCAAATGAG TGGACCTAGTAATGCTGTATTTTCGGCAGTGAATGAATCAGTTacgaatattacaaaattaacgAAGGGTGATTACGAGTTTAAGTTAACTGTAATTGACGATAATGGAAATAAAGATTCGGACACCGTTAAAGTAAAAGTTACACAAA ATAAAAATGCTGCCCCGAAAGCAAACGCAGGTGGAGATCAGGTTGTTATAGCCCCGATTAGCGCACTAATTATTAATGGATCTCAATCAACTGACGACCTAAGAATTAGTGAATGGATGTGGTCCAGGGATCCGTCTAGTCTTGCTATAGGCACTATAGTTCAGAATTCTGATAAATCGCCAATCTTAAtg ttGACAGATATCGTGCCAGGAAGATACCTTTTTAGattaaaagtaatagatgaTCAAGGTCTTAGTAGCGAGGACACTGTATCCGTGATAGTAAAACCCG ACCCACAATTATTGCATTTAGTTGAATTAACATTGAATATCGAAGCAAATTTGTTAACAGTGTCGCAAAAAAATTCTTTGgtattaaaattacaaatgtTACTGCGGGATGAAGCATCTATTGTTGTCCGAAATTTAAGAGCGGAGCCACATACAGGCAGAGCTGTCTTAATTTTCtatgtagagaaaaaaggaggaaaagttGCTATGTATGGGCCAGAAGTAGTTAAAcgattgaaagaaaaattaagaCAAGATTCAGGCATTCTTCACTTGTCTGTTGCAAACATTGATACTGCTGTGTGTCAAAATAATTGTTCAG GCCATGGAGTATGTGATCAAGAAACAAGATTATGTATGTGTGAAGCATTTTGGATGCAAAATTTAATACAGAAATACTTTGGCAATGGCGATTCCAATTGTG GTTGGAGTATTCTCTATGTAATAATAGCATTATTGTCTCTAGTCGTATGTTGGGTTGGCCTCATTTGGGGTCTTGTTTGTATGTGTCAAAGAATATGTACAGGTAAACGACGTTCACTTGGTACTAAGAAAAAACCACCGCGTTATTCTCTTCTACAACCGGAACCGGAGGACGACAGCAGCACAT TTTCAACACATAAAATGGTGTTATCTGAATCAGACACGGACTCTGATGATGTCTTATTCGAACATCGTAAAGCGAAAAATAGTAGTCAAGTAAGAAACGGTAAATCTCGAAATGGCTTTATTAAAGTGGGTTCTAGAGTGAAAACATGA
- the LOC126916957 gene encoding peflin isoform X1 → MLLSENQANANTTNHPTLYNSMFGATNPETQVNPEVQQWFAAVDRDNSGRITAIELQSALANGQGGTFSDTACRLMIGMFDKEKNGTIDLYEFHALYNYINAWLSVFRSFDHDNSGSIQESELSAALTRMGYRLSPEFISFLIKKSDPKGHSSITVDQFIVLCVQIQKFTDAFRVRDTEQAGVINIGFEDFLGVALDCTI, encoded by the exons ATGCTCCTGTCAGAAAATCAAGCAAACGCGAACACTACAAACCACCCTACCCTCTAT AATTCAATGTTTGGAGCAACAAATCCTGAAACACAAGTAAATCCAGAAGTACAGCAGTGGTTTGCTGCTGTTGATAGAGATAACAGTGGAAGAATCACGGCTATAGAATTACAATCTGCTTTAGCAAATGGACAAGGGGGTACATTTTCAGATACTGCTTGCCGACTTATGATAG GAATGTTTGATAAAGAAAAGAATGGTACAATAGATTTGTATGAGTTTCATGctctttataattatattaatgcaTGGTTAAGTGTTTTTCGTAGTTTTGATCATGATAATTCTGGAAGTATACAAGAAAGTGAATTAAGTGCAGCATTAACACGGATGGGATATAGATTAAGTCCAGAGTTTATATCATTTCTTATAAAGAAAAGTGATCCTAAGGGTCATTCTAGTATCACAGTTGATCAATTTATTGTGTTATGTGTACAAATTCAAAAATTTACag ATGCTTTCCGAGTAAGGGATACTGAGCAAGCAGGGGTAATCAATATTGGATTTGAAGATTTTCTAGGTGTTGCACTTGattgtactatataa
- the LOC126916955 gene encoding tripartite motif-containing protein 45-like isoform X1 — MVSMDFINCSKYRSIKSCCSEKSSMDDENKNNEFRNKDCIFLERKNKIEDGYSTVNVEPLRFVKNVHMKDQINGDIQKESFSSFNTQEEKDFRCPRCGQSMQEPRLLPCLHPICSTCISELMSKPFDNFTKSIKTQNNQSESSQNNYYEICPLCDVQLPNANSTVPPPHYPLQYRLVMSAIRSKFTNKILCDICPDEVVAVVQCSTCLRNFCLDCGMKHQQQITMELKPLKHSIRPLMEATKVRRTALCQQHPTHALRFYCIACQQVTCKECMWSSQHRGHASENAVGVAKRVILYLTKMLQRAKMVLNMLLTQYDRDAFLNSSFEEIKDTCISVDYRYVKLTIF; from the exons ATGGTGTCTATGGATTTTATCAACTGTTCGAAATATCGATCTATAAAGAGTTGCTGCAGTGAAAAGTCATCGATGGACGATGAAAATAAGAACAATGAATTTCGTAATAAAGACTGTATATTCCTTGaacgaaaaaataaaatcgaAGATGGATATTCTACTGTTAACGTGGAGCCATTACGTTTCGTTAAAAACGTACA CATGAAAGACCAAATAAACGGAGATATACAAAAGGAAAGTTTCTCTTCCTTTAATACGCAGGAAGAAAAAGATTTTCGATGTCCTAGATGTGGTCAAAGCATGCAAGAACCTAGATTACTTCCTTGCTTGCATCCTATATGTTCAACATGTATTTCAGAATTAATGAGTAAAC CATTTGATAATTTTACAAAAAGTATTAAAACTCAAAATAATCAATCGGAAAGCAGCCAAAATAATTATTACGAAATTTGCCCTCTATGTGATGTTCAATTACCAAATGCTAATTCAACAGTTCCACCTCCGCATTATCCTCTTCAGTATCGTCTGGTAATGAGTGCTATCCGCTCTAAATTTACAAACAAAATACTTTGTGATATTTGCCCAGATGAAGTTGTT gcAGTTGTTCAGTGTTCCACGTGTCTTCGCAATTTTTGCTTAGACTGTGGTATGAAACATCAACAACAAATCACAATGGAATTAAAACCATTAAAACATTCGATAAGACCGCTAATGGAAGCTACAAAAGTACGACGTACTGCACTTTGTCAGCAACATCCTACACATGCTTTGCGTTTTTATTGTATTGCTTGTCAACAG GTAACCTGTAAAGAATGTATGTGGAGTAGTCAACACAGAGGTCATGCAAGTGAAAATGCTGTTGGAGTTGCAAAAcgagttattttatatttaacgaaAATGTTGCAAAGAGCAAAAATGGTTTTAAACATGCTCCTAACGCAGTACGATCGGGATGCATTTTTAAATAGCTCTTTTGAGGAAATAAAGGATACTTGCATTTCAGTTGATTATAGGTATGTTAAACtgacaattttttaa
- the LOC126916957 gene encoding peflin isoform X2: MAYPNSMFGATNPETQVNPEVQQWFAAVDRDNSGRITAIELQSALANGQGGTFSDTACRLMIGMFDKEKNGTIDLYEFHALYNYINAWLSVFRSFDHDNSGSIQESELSAALTRMGYRLSPEFISFLIKKSDPKGHSSITVDQFIVLCVQIQKFTDAFRVRDTEQAGVINIGFEDFLGVALDCTI; this comes from the exons ATGGCCTATCCG AATTCAATGTTTGGAGCAACAAATCCTGAAACACAAGTAAATCCAGAAGTACAGCAGTGGTTTGCTGCTGTTGATAGAGATAACAGTGGAAGAATCACGGCTATAGAATTACAATCTGCTTTAGCAAATGGACAAGGGGGTACATTTTCAGATACTGCTTGCCGACTTATGATAG GAATGTTTGATAAAGAAAAGAATGGTACAATAGATTTGTATGAGTTTCATGctctttataattatattaatgcaTGGTTAAGTGTTTTTCGTAGTTTTGATCATGATAATTCTGGAAGTATACAAGAAAGTGAATTAAGTGCAGCATTAACACGGATGGGATATAGATTAAGTCCAGAGTTTATATCATTTCTTATAAAGAAAAGTGATCCTAAGGGTCATTCTAGTATCACAGTTGATCAATTTATTGTGTTATGTGTACAAATTCAAAAATTTACag ATGCTTTCCGAGTAAGGGATACTGAGCAAGCAGGGGTAATCAATATTGGATTTGAAGATTTTCTAGGTGTTGCACTTGattgtactatataa